A DNA window from Zingiber officinale cultivar Zhangliang chromosome 3A, Zo_v1.1, whole genome shotgun sequence contains the following coding sequences:
- the LOC122050941 gene encoding pentatricopeptide repeat-containing protein At2g35030, mitochondrial-like, giving the protein MKPLRPSCMPALHLWRHIHVPSGRCLRRRLSDLAHSSSLCPASGNRLQSIPLLHPEQSVDRRGNYTITLLSRQGRMFDARQLFDKTPHKDVISWTSIISGYIRCGMLHEARTLFDRADAQKNVVTWTAMLSGYARSKLIREAEELFERMPEKNCISWNTMLACYAENGQLDEAFHLFTRMPDRNVVSWNTIMIAMTQSGRLDEAYRLFDEMPARDVISWTSMVAALSHNGRVDEARVLFDRMPERNVVSWNAMISGYVQNLGLDQALELFVKMPERDIVSWNTMITGFIKNKDLSRARGLFEEMEEKNVVTWTAMITGCVEDQQNEMALKMFLEMLMAGVKPNQATFVNVLAAASNLAAFAEGQQIHQIVSKTISQFDPSVNSALMSVYSKCGEIAIARKLFELLGQKDLVCWNGMIAAYAHHGNGQEALNLFRNMHLHGFKPNDVTYVGLLSACSHSGLFDEGLNLFKCMMNDPSIEVREDHYASLVDLCGRAGRLKEASSFIKGLNISPSSPSVWGALLGGCNVHGDVKIGNLAAKKLMEAEPNNAGSYMLLSNIYASKGRWNEAAKIRLRMKDKGLKKQPGCSWIEVGNRVHVFMVRDKSHSESEKINALLHDLHNKMRKRGYVNSLDLISVEDEVSYFSF; this is encoded by the coding sequence ATGAAGCCCCTACGACCGTCGTGCATGCCCGCTCTCCACCTCTGGAGGCATATTCATGTCCCCTCCGGCAGGTGCCTCCGCCGTCGCCTCTCCGACCTTGCTCACTCCTCGTCTCTCTGCCCGGCCTCCGGCAACCGGCTTCAATCCATTCCCCTGTTGCACCCGGAGCAAAGCGTAGACCGCCGAGGCAACTACACTATCACCTTGCTCAGTCGCCAGGGACGGATGTTCGATGCTCGCCAACTGTTCGACAAAACACCCCACAAGGACGTCATCTCCTGGACCTCAATCATCTCCGGCTACATAAGGTGCGGCATGCTCCACGAGGCAAGGACGCTCTTCGACCGTGCGGACGCACAGAAGAACGTAGTCACCTGGACCGCCATGCTATCCGGCTACGCTCGGTCGAAGCTTATCAGGGAAGCTGAGGAGCTCTTTGAACGCATGCCCGAGAAGAATTGTATTTCTTGGAACACCATGCTCGCCTGCTACGCTGAGAACGGCCAGCTCGATGAGGCCTTCCATCTGTTCACGAGAATGCCGGATCGGAATGTCGTGTCCTGGAACACGATCATGATTGCTATGACTCAATCTGGTCGCTTAGATGAAGCATATCGGCTGTTTGACGAAATGCCCGCGAGGGATGTGATATCGTGGACTTCAATGGTTGCAGCCTTATCGCACAATGGGAGGGTTGATGAAGCTCGAGTTCTGTTTGATAGAATGCCGGAGAGAAATGTGGTTTCCTGGAATGCGATGATATCAGGTTATGTCCAAAATCTAGGACTTGATCAAGCTCTTGAGCTGTTTGTAAAGATGCCTGAGAGGGACATAGTTTCTTGGAATACCATGATTACCGGATTTATAAAGAATAAAGATTTGAGCAGGGCACGAGGTTTATTCGAGGAGATGGAAGAGAAGAATGTGGTCACTTGGACTGCCATGATCACAGGATGCGTCGAAGATCAACAGAATGAGATGGCATTAAAGATGTTCTTAGAGATGCTAATGGCCGGTGTCAAGCCAAACCAAGCAACATTTGTCAATGTTTTGGCTGCAGCAAGCAATTTAGCAGCATTTGCCGAAGGACAGCAAATCCATCAGATTGTTAGCAAAACCATTTCCCAGTTTGATCCTTCTGTTAATTCTGCTCTCATGAGTGTGTACTCCAAGTGCGGTGAGATTGCTATTGCTAGAAAATTGTTTGAGCTGCTGGGTCAAAAGGATTTGGTATGTTGGAACGGAATGATTGCGGCATATGCCCATCATGGGAATGGCCAAGAAGCACTGAACCTTTTCAGAAATATGCACCTGCATGGATTCAAGCCTAACGATGTTACCTATGTGGGATTGCTCTCAGCATGTAGCCACTCTGGTTTGTTTGATGAGGGGCTTAATCTTTTCAAGTGCATGATGAATGATCCATCAATTGAGGTGCGAGAAGATCATTATGCTTCCTTAGTCGACCTATGTGGTCGAGCAGGGCGACTTAAGGAAGCTTCGAGTTTCATCAAAGGGTTAAATATTAGCCCTTCATCACCCTCTGTCTGGGGGGCGCTTCTTGGAGGCTGTAACGTCCATGGGGATGTTAAAATTGGGAATTTAGCAGCTAAGAAGCTCATGGAAGCAGAGCCCAACAATGCTGGATCTTATATGTTGTTGTCGAACATCTATGCTTCGAAGGGTAGATGGAATGAAGCTGCAAAAATTAGGTTAAGGATGAAGGATAAAGGACTTAAGAAGCAACCAGGTTGTAGCTGGATTGAGGTCGGAAACAGAGTTCATGTTTTCATGGTACGCGATAAGTCTCACAGCGAATCTGAGAAGATCAACGCATTGTTACATGATCTTCATAATAAAATGCGGAAAAGAGGATATGTTAATTCTTTGGATCTTATTTCAGTTGAAGATGAAGTAAGTTATTTTTCCTTTTAG